One Tenebrio molitor chromosome 2, icTenMoli1.1, whole genome shotgun sequence genomic region harbors:
- the LOC138123336 gene encoding uncharacterized protein isoform X1 has protein sequence MENMLSYKLLFFLVVVMALFMSVPCETRECNRPKNSFENIKHVHEYLECMKSQVSTRYGKRAHPLLLGRLRPDLYNDYENNLQQLYDVLYADN, from the exons ATG GAAAACATGTTGAGTTATAAATTGCTCTTCTTCTTGGTAGTTGTTATGGCCCTGTTCATGTCTGTTCCATGCGAAACACGTGAGTGTAACCGGCCCAAGAACAGTTTCGAAAATATCAAACATGTCCACGAATATTTGGAATGTATGAAATCTCAAGTATCGACAAG GTATGGAAAACGGGCACACCCCTTGCTCCTCGGCAGGCTTCGCCCCGACTTGTACAACGACTACGAGAACAACCTGCAACAACTGTACGACGTGTTGTACGCCGACAACTAA
- the LOC138123336 gene encoding uncharacterized protein isoform X2, whose protein sequence is MLSYKLLFFLVVVMALFMSVPCETRECNRPKNSFENIKHVHEYLECMKSQVSTRYGKRAHPLLLGRLRPDLYNDYENNLQQLYDVLYADN, encoded by the exons ATGTTGAGTTATAAATTGCTCTTCTTCTTGGTAGTTGTTATGGCCCTGTTCATGTCTGTTCCATGCGAAACACGTGAGTGTAACCGGCCCAAGAACAGTTTCGAAAATATCAAACATGTCCACGAATATTTGGAATGTATGAAATCTCAAGTATCGACAAG GTATGGAAAACGGGCACACCCCTTGCTCCTCGGCAGGCTTCGCCCCGACTTGTACAACGACTACGAGAACAACCTGCAACAACTGTACGACGTGTTGTACGCCGACAACTAA